In the genome of Streptomyces violaceoruber, the window CCTGCGCCGCTCCTTCGGCCGGCTGTCCGACGACCCCCGCATCCAGGCCCTCGTCGTCGCCTTCTGCTTCGGCGCCCTCCTGGAGGCCCTCGCCGGGTTCGGGGCGCCCGTCGCGATCTGCTCGGTCATGCTCGTCGCCCTCGGCTTCGACCCCGTACGCGCCGCCGTCGTCTCGCTGGTCGCCAACACCGCACCGGTCGCCTTCGGCGCGATGGGCACCCCGGTGGTGACGCTGGCCCAGGTCACCGGGCTGCCCCTGGACGACGTCGCCTCCGTGGTGGGCCGCCAGACGCCTCTGCTGGCCCTCGTCGTACCGCTGCTCCTGGTCGCCCTGGTGGACGGACGGCGCGGACTGCGCGAGACCTGGATCCCGGCACTGGCCTGCGGGGTCGCCTTCGCCGTCGCCCAGTTCGTCGCCTCCAACTACGTCTCCGCCCAGCTCGCCGACATCGCCGCCGCCCTGATCGGCGCCGGTGCCCTGGTCGCCGTACCGCACTCCCGCCGGCCCGCCGCCGAGCCCGTACGGGCGTCCGTGCTGACCGGCGCGCGCAGCGAGGAACTGGACGAGCGGGACTCCGCCCGCGAGGTCGTGCGGGCGTATGCGCCGTACGCGCTGATCGTCGCCGTCTTCTCCGTGGCCCAGATCCCTGCGGTCAAGGACTGGCTGGCCAAGGCCACGCAGTCCTACGACTGGCCGTTCCTGGACGTGATGGACCCCGAGGGCAAGCCGGTCGGCGGCAACGTGTTCTCCTGGCCGATCGTCTCCACCGGCGGCACGCTCGTGCTCTTCGCCGGGCTGGCCACGGCCGTCGTCCTCGGCGTGCACGCGCGCGTGGCGGTCAAGGAGTGGCTCGCGACCGTGCACGAACTGCGGTTCGCGATCCTCACCGTCACCTCGGTCCTCGCCCTCGCCTACGTCATGAACCTCTCCGGGCAGGCCGCCACCATCGGCCACTTCGTCGCCGCGGCCGGTGCCGGACTCGCCTTCCTCTCCCCGGTCCTCGGCTGGTTCGGCGTCGCCGTCTCCGGCTCCGACACCTCCGCCAACGCGCTCTTCGGCGCCCTCCAGGTGACCGCCGCGCGGGAGTCCGGTCTCTCG includes:
- a CDS encoding L-lactate permease — translated: MYVQELEPVAGSLGLSALVAALPLVIVLVLLGGVRMKAHLAGLIGLLAAVLVAWLAYGMPLDQTASSAVQGAVFGLFPILWIVVNALWVYRMTVRTRHFDILRRSFGRLSDDPRIQALVVAFCFGALLEALAGFGAPVAICSVMLVALGFDPVRAAVVSLVANTAPVAFGAMGTPVVTLAQVTGLPLDDVASVVGRQTPLLALVVPLLLVALVDGRRGLRETWIPALACGVAFAVAQFVASNYVSAQLADIAAALIGAGALVAVPHSRRPAAEPVRASVLTGARSEELDERDSAREVVRAYAPYALIVAVFSVAQIPAVKDWLAKATQSYDWPFLDVMDPEGKPVGGNVFSWPIVSTGGTLVLFAGLATAVVLGVHARVAVKEWLATVHELRFAILTVTSVLALAYVMNLSGQAATIGHFVAAAGAGLAFLSPVLGWFGVAVSGSDTSANALFGALQVTAARESGLSPELLAAANSSGGVLGKMISPQNLTIACAAVGLAGREGDLLRKVLPWSLGLLLVMCLIVVGQSTAVLGWMLP